A single Halarcobacter anaerophilus DNA region contains:
- a CDS encoding LysE family translocator gives MDFHIWVYYLIAILILTASPGPSVLLCVTKSVTLGFNYAIYTALGSLLAILCIMTLSFTGLGIIIASSDLVFTLIKYAGALYLIYLGYKSLTSKEENYHFEKTKKSKKRDKLASFFSGFLVGGSNPKAIVFFVALFPQFINPNEPLFTQYIIFVMTFASLELSWLLFYAYLGHKSSAWFMQSGRAKFFNKITGGVFITAGVLLSSTNRN, from the coding sequence ATGGATTTTCATATTTGGGTATATTATTTAATAGCAATTTTAATACTTACGGCATCTCCTGGACCTAGCGTTCTTTTATGTGTAACAAAATCGGTAACTTTGGGTTTTAATTATGCAATTTATACAGCACTTGGAAGTCTTCTTGCCATACTTTGTATTATGACTCTCTCTTTTACCGGTCTTGGTATAATAATAGCCTCATCAGATCTTGTTTTTACTCTTATTAAGTATGCAGGAGCTTTATACCTAATCTATTTGGGATATAAGAGTCTGACTTCAAAAGAGGAAAATTATCACTTTGAAAAAACAAAAAAATCAAAAAAAAGAGATAAACTAGCTTCTTTTTTCAGCGGTTTTTTAGTAGGCGGAAGCAATCCTAAAGCTATAGTATTTTTTGTTGCTTTGTTTCCTCAGTTTATAAATCCAAATGAACCTCTTTTTACGCAATATATTATTTTTGTTATGACATTTGCCTCTTTAGAGTTATCTTGGCTGCTTTTTTATGCTTATTTGGGTCATAAGTCATCAGCTTGGTTTATGCAAAGCGGAAGGGCAAAGTTTTTTAACAAAATTACAGGTGGAGTTTTTATAACAGCAGGTGTTTTACTCTCTTCAACAAATAGAAATTAA